TGATCGCTGCTCTGATCGCCGTTGCCGCCATCGCCGCGATGCAGGGCCTCGGCAACAACCTCAAGTCGACGTTCAACAACGTCGCTTCGAACATGAAGAGCGAAAGCGAATAATCCTCGCTCTTTAAAGATTTACGCGAACATACTGGCGGCGGGGCTTTGGCTCCGCCGCTTTTTTGTGCGCTGAAAACGGCGGCAGGCGCGCGCCGCCGCCGGGCGGTTACAGCCGCCCCATCGCCAGGAACTTGGCGCGCCGCGCCTGGCGCAGCGCCTCGGGCGAACCGCCGTCG
This genomic interval from Sphingosinithalassobacter tenebrarum contains the following:
- a CDS encoding Flp family type IVb pilin, with amino-acid sequence MQKIRHFLKNNKGATAIEYGLIAALIAVAAIAAMQGLGNNLKSTFNNVASNMKSESE